In one Pseudomonas sp. SCA2728.1_7 genomic region, the following are encoded:
- the mksB gene encoding Mks condensin complex protein MksB: MIEPKRVLRALAEHWALLEPLCEHFDQGTLSLNELRAQLAAQQLDSTPQDITSLLDVWIRLDILIPVAKSPNRFELNAQIHDFLAYLRREHRLGLCLEIEAYLRHLERLAGYIQDAFEVRDGHDLARQLRLLDMRVRDVLKKLDNDEQALVAVAERAKTSDRQIPLRQRYAEVLATWDEYVEPMIDLVNADGAFEQGVRKVETVLLKMLSEQQRLGHLVDDDMLLRTHARILEMQTSAQLTLRHARELLLPLREEARRHNAVTRGAALALAAIRRKGIDAVPQAAMPLFTRPQSTFLGSASQVEAYVYALARFEPKPARFPKAHKTQKGEAPRAPRTVREMVDRCEEALPMPDLMTWLLEQEPDGATDELLYWFSRLSREKRFKRERLERREYHTHEHQVSLRSFALLSASDTAAEDSASIPNAS; encoded by the coding sequence ATGATCGAACCCAAGCGCGTCTTGCGCGCCCTCGCTGAACACTGGGCACTGCTTGAGCCACTGTGTGAGCACTTCGACCAAGGCACATTGAGCCTCAACGAACTGCGCGCGCAACTCGCCGCCCAACAACTGGACAGCACGCCGCAGGACATCACCAGCCTGCTCGATGTGTGGATTCGCCTCGATATTCTGATTCCGGTGGCGAAAAGCCCGAACCGTTTCGAGCTGAACGCGCAGATTCACGACTTCCTCGCTTACTTGCGGCGTGAACACCGCTTGGGCCTGTGCCTGGAAATCGAAGCCTATCTGCGCCATCTCGAGCGTCTGGCCGGTTATATCCAGGACGCGTTCGAGGTTCGCGACGGCCACGACCTCGCCCGCCAGTTGCGCCTGCTAGATATGCGCGTGCGCGACGTACTGAAGAAGCTCGACAACGACGAACAGGCACTGGTCGCCGTCGCCGAACGGGCGAAGACCAGCGACCGGCAGATTCCGCTACGTCAGCGTTACGCCGAAGTACTGGCGACGTGGGACGAATACGTCGAGCCGATGATCGATCTGGTGAACGCCGACGGCGCCTTCGAACAAGGCGTGCGCAAGGTCGAAACCGTGCTGCTGAAGATGCTCAGCGAACAGCAGCGCCTCGGCCATCTGGTCGATGACGACATGCTCCTGCGCACCCACGCGCGCATCCTCGAAATGCAGACCAGCGCCCAGCTGACTTTGCGTCATGCCCGCGAACTGCTGCTGCCGCTGCGTGAAGAAGCGCGCCGGCACAACGCCGTGACCCGTGGTGCTGCTTTGGCTTTGGCAGCGATTCGCCGTAAAGGCATCGATGCCGTGCCGCAAGCGGCGATGCCGCTGTTCACCCGCCCGCAAAGCACCTTCCTCGGCAGCGCCAGTCAGGTCGAAGCCTACGTGTACGCCTTGGCGCGTTTCGAGCCGAAACCGGCGCGCTTCCCCAAGGCGCACAAAACGCAGAAAGGCGAAGCCCCACGCGCACCACGCACCGTGCGCGAGATGGTCGACCGTTGCGAAGAAGCCCTGCCGATGCCGGATCTGATGACCTGGTTGCTGGAGCAGGAGCCGGACGGCGCAACCGACGAATTGCTCTACTGGTTCTCGCGTCTGTCGCGGGAAAAACGCTTCAAGCGCGAGCGTCTGGAACGCCGCGAATACCACACTCATGAGCATCAGGTCAGCCTGCGCTCCTTCGCCCTGCTCTCGGCCAGCGATACCGCCGCCGAGGATTCTGCGAGCATCCCCAATGCATCTTGA
- the mksF gene encoding Mks condensin complex protein MksF yields MSQERYGIRRFALLNTAGYSLGLFPLEEPLSVYGANNLGKSASINALQFPILARMSDMSFGKYSLEQSRRFYFASDTSYILVEVNLPHGPHVIGVVGRGPGGGFGHQFFAYAGKLDLAHYQKNDTCLRQKELFSNLEKEGLKAYELKPDELRRLLVGGHTSIPLDLTLIPLRSTSEQSLKTFRALFINLLHMREITAAKLKQLFLDAFEHSLRSGSVDYIAACEEAFRDVRRMEQDYNSLVAAGPLVEALANGVKQRDVLRGKLHRLSPLLDSLLGTWSDYASARKEELTIQADHYRGEQDSLQNNQRGGTQELMRLEREISGIQRWLGELSVLKNRFALVDDVKVLEQQLLAAKDAHDELAGALAQSRQFSAEDLEERVRDLEKRLKSVKQQLDHADNNSYARLREEFSQQDVERLMRLFNSALFSLPLGEHGITLDDDGEWVKSVELILDGFKGERFEVPGLSIDISHIEPPALQALADRAALRDQKERLEKELKQLKTQQAVAADRAASKTQTEALYQQVLDAQKALEDFRRTQTLSAEESDKLEQLAQMEGAQDELKRSSDAFTERVQQLSAKLQLVGRQIADMEAKQRTLDDALRRRQLLPADLPFGTPFMDPVDDSMDNLLPLLNDYQDSWQGLLRADGQIEALYAQVRLKGVAKFDSEDDMERRLSLLINAYAHRTDEALTLGKARRAAVTDIARTLRNIRSDYDSLEHQLALFNREINKRQVSNLQSFRIVLAPNKEALKHIDQIIHSAGQYEEGETLSVFDLSQSAEQDNKNEEAKEYLARLVAANHNQLGLKDLFELAFEITKVNGQPVIHTDIDGAASNGTTMTIKALTNMYLLLHLMDRDQAGRVRLPYYLDEAADIDEKNQAALLETSLQLGFVPILASVKPQVCASVAIDLEGGSGPAGIYIDEADWKYIRRHDVVKATVNVEADEPELDAV; encoded by the coding sequence ATGAGCCAGGAACGCTACGGCATCCGCCGCTTTGCCCTTTTGAACACCGCCGGTTACAGCCTCGGCCTGTTCCCGCTGGAAGAACCGTTGTCGGTTTACGGCGCGAACAACCTCGGTAAATCGGCGTCGATCAACGCCTTGCAGTTCCCGATTCTGGCGCGCATGTCGGACATGAGTTTCGGCAAGTACAGCCTCGAACAATCGCGGCGCTTCTACTTCGCTTCCGACACCAGCTACATCCTTGTCGAAGTGAACCTGCCCCACGGCCCGCACGTCATTGGCGTGGTCGGTCGCGGCCCGGGCGGTGGTTTCGGTCACCAGTTCTTCGCCTACGCCGGCAAGCTTGATCTGGCGCATTACCAGAAGAACGACACCTGCCTGCGTCAGAAAGAGCTGTTCAGCAACCTTGAGAAAGAAGGCCTGAAAGCCTACGAACTCAAGCCGGACGAACTGCGTCGCTTGCTGGTTGGCGGTCACACGTCGATCCCGCTCGACCTGACGCTGATCCCGCTGCGCTCCACCAGCGAGCAGAGCCTGAAGACCTTCCGCGCGTTGTTCATCAACCTGCTGCACATGCGTGAAATCACCGCGGCCAAGCTCAAGCAGTTGTTCCTCGATGCCTTCGAACACAGCCTGCGCTCCGGTAGCGTCGATTACATCGCCGCGTGCGAAGAAGCCTTCCGCGACGTGCGTCGCATGGAACAGGACTACAACTCGCTGGTCGCTGCCGGCCCGTTGGTTGAAGCCCTGGCCAACGGCGTGAAACAGCGTGACGTGCTGCGCGGCAAGCTGCATCGCCTGTCGCCGCTGCTCGATTCGTTGCTCGGCACCTGGTCGGACTACGCCAGTGCGCGCAAGGAAGAGCTGACCATTCAGGCCGACCACTACCGTGGCGAGCAGGACAGTCTGCAAAACAATCAGCGCGGTGGCACTCAGGAACTGATGCGTCTGGAGCGGGAAATTTCCGGCATTCAGCGCTGGCTCGGCGAGCTGTCGGTGTTGAAGAATCGCTTTGCCCTGGTCGACGACGTCAAAGTGCTCGAGCAACAATTGCTCGCCGCCAAAGACGCCCACGACGAACTGGCCGGCGCCTTGGCGCAATCGCGTCAGTTCAGTGCGGAAGATCTGGAAGAGCGCGTACGCGATCTGGAAAAACGCCTGAAGTCGGTGAAACAGCAACTCGATCACGCCGACAACAACAGCTACGCCCGTCTGCGCGAAGAATTCTCGCAGCAGGACGTCGAGCGTCTGATGCGTCTGTTCAACAGCGCCCTGTTCAGCCTGCCGCTGGGTGAACACGGCATCACCCTCGACGACGATGGCGAGTGGGTCAAATCGGTTGAGCTGATTCTCGATGGTTTCAAAGGCGAGCGCTTCGAAGTGCCGGGCCTGTCGATCGACATCTCGCACATCGAGCCGCCGGCGCTGCAAGCATTGGCTGACCGCGCTGCGCTGCGCGACCAGAAAGAACGCTTGGAAAAAGAACTCAAGCAACTGAAAACCCAGCAAGCCGTGGCCGCCGACCGCGCTGCGAGCAAGACCCAGACCGAAGCGCTGTATCAGCAAGTGCTGGATGCGCAGAAAGCCCTGGAAGATTTCCGCCGCACGCAGACCCTGAGCGCCGAAGAAAGCGACAAGCTCGAGCAACTGGCGCAGATGGAAGGCGCGCAGGACGAACTCAAGCGTTCCAGTGATGCCTTCACCGAGCGCGTCCAGCAACTGTCGGCCAAGCTGCAACTGGTCGGCCGCCAGATCGCGGATATGGAAGCCAAGCAACGCACCCTCGACGATGCGCTGCGTCGTCGTCAGCTGCTGCCGGCAGATCTGCCGTTCGGTACGCCGTTCATGGATCCGGTCGACGATTCGATGGACAACCTGCTGCCGCTGCTCAACGACTATCAGGACAGCTGGCAAGGCCTGCTGCGCGCCGACGGTCAGATCGAAGCGCTGTACGCGCAAGTGCGCCTCAAAGGCGTGGCCAAGTTCGACAGCGAAGACGACATGGAGCGCCGCCTGTCGCTGCTGATCAACGCTTACGCGCACCGTACCGACGAGGCGCTGACCCTCGGCAAGGCGCGTCGTGCCGCGGTCACTGATATCGCCCGGACCCTGCGCAACATTCGCAGCGACTACGACAGCCTCGAGCACCAACTGGCGCTGTTCAACCGCGAGATCAACAAGCGTCAGGTCTCCAACCTGCAGAGCTTCCGTATCGTCCTCGCGCCGAACAAGGAAGCGCTCAAGCACATCGACCAGATCATCCACAGCGCCGGTCAGTACGAAGAAGGCGAAACCCTGTCGGTGTTCGATCTGAGCCAAAGTGCCGAGCAGGACAACAAGAACGAAGAGGCCAAGGAATATCTGGCGCGGCTGGTGGCGGCAAACCACAACCAGCTCGGTCTCAAGGACTTGTTCGAACTGGCGTTCGAGATCACCAAGGTCAACGGCCAACCGGTGATCCACACCGACATCGATGGCGCGGCGTCCAACGGTACGACCATGACCATCAAGGCGCTGACCAACATGTATTTGTTGCTGCACTTGATGGATCGCGATCAGGCCGGTCGCGTGCGTCTGCCGTACTACCTCGACGAGGCCGCAGACATCGACGAGAAGAACCAGGCCGCACTGCTGGAAACCAGTCTGCAACTGGGCTTCGTGCCGATTCTGGCGAGTGTGAAGCCGCAGGTCTGCGCCAGTGTCGCGATCGACCTCGAAGGCGGCAGCGGCCCGGCGGGGATTTACATTGATGAGGCGGACTGGAAGTACATCCGTCGCCATGATGTGGTGAAGGCGACGGTCAATGTTGAAGCGGATG
- the mksE gene encoding Mks condensin complex protein MksE, with protein MHLDLSELSQLAPIFRELFKGYHVSRRDPELYAQLSNFQDQYRTLFKALGFELVCDTRGFYYFVPDMAAAAVNKTAQRLALFTFILVEHLADQGRDPIAVLDGGSLGREELPSLLEKYRDLFIQAEVQTVEELEEKIMRRMTQLGFAGEENGVYRFLPPMHRFLDVCLSVQQDRDLAASVHSVLPLPAPVLIDEAAEAKFLETDDPLDLSEFDEESEEDALARAIAEEQESDA; from the coding sequence ATGCATCTTGATCTTTCCGAACTGTCGCAACTCGCACCGATCTTCCGCGAGCTGTTCAAGGGTTACCACGTCAGCCGCCGCGACCCGGAGCTGTACGCGCAACTGTCGAACTTCCAGGATCAATACCGCACGCTGTTCAAGGCGCTGGGCTTTGAGCTGGTCTGCGACACCCGTGGTTTCTACTACTTCGTGCCGGACATGGCCGCCGCAGCGGTGAACAAAACTGCGCAGCGTCTGGCGCTGTTCACCTTCATCCTCGTCGAGCACCTGGCCGATCAGGGCCGCGATCCGATCGCCGTGCTCGATGGCGGCAGCCTCGGCCGTGAAGAACTGCCATCGCTGCTGGAAAAATACCGCGACCTGTTCATTCAGGCCGAAGTGCAGACCGTTGAAGAGCTCGAAGAAAAGATCATGCGCCGCATGACTCAACTGGGTTTCGCCGGCGAAGAAAACGGCGTGTATCGCTTCCTGCCGCCGATGCACCGTTTCCTCGATGTGTGCCTGTCGGTACAGCAGGATCGCGATCTGGCGGCCAGCGTGCACAGCGTATTGCCGCTGCCAGCGCCGGTGCTGATCGACGAAGCGGCGGAAGCCAAATTCCTCGAAACCGACGATCCGCTCGATCTTTCCGAGTTTGATGAAGAAAGCGAAGAAGACGCACTGGCCCGCGCCATTGCCGAAGAACAGGAGTCCGACGCATGA